The Ignavibacteriales bacterium genomic sequence TAAGGAGGTTCCAAAAACTTTAAAACAAATTCGCAAAGAAAAAGAGAAGGATTTGTTCAAAGATGGAAAACCCATTCCGCAGCCAACCTATGCTGAATTGCAAACAGAGGAAAAAGAAATAGCTCCATATTTTATTTTTACAATAATGGATGAAACAGGAAATGTCGTTCGTAAAATAAATTCCGAAGCTAAAGATGGAATTAACAGAATAGTGTGGGATTTAAAATATGAAAGTGCTCAGCCAATCAATTTGAAGGATGATAAATTTGATCCGGTTGCAAAAGGTAACAGTGGATTACTTGCTATGCCCGGGAATTATAAAGTTGCTATGGCTTTGGTTACAAGGGAAGGAATAAAGGAACTGATTGCCCCAACTACTTTTAATACAACTGTTCTGAACAACACTACTTTACCAGCAGCCAACAGGGCAGAAGTTGTTACCTTCCAGAAAAAAGCAATGGAACTTGGAAGTATCATAATAGGAACACAAAAATATACGGAAGAACTTGTAAAACGAGTGGAATTTATTAAGCAGGCATTGAACAACACACCATCTGTAAAACCGGATTTGTTGCAACGTGCTGAGCAAATTTCCAAAGATTTGGATGATGTTTTATTTGCTTATAATGGTCAACCATCAAAAGCAAGTGCAGAGGAAGTTCCTCCTCAGGCTGTTCCTTTGAATAACAGGTTGGGAACAATGATCTATACTCAGTGGGTTTCTACTTCTAATGTAACACTTAACCAGAAACGATCTTATGAAATTCTTCAACAAGAATTTCCACCGATCCTTGAAAAAGTTAAGAAGATTGAAAGCGAAGGAATAAAACCACTTGAGGCTGAATTAGATAAAGCCGGTGCACCCTGGACACCTGGTCGTTTACCATCCTTGAGATAGTTTATTAAATATTCCTGATTATCAGGATATTCCAACATTAAAACTGGAAGACATTGAGCAGAGAAAATTTTTCATTTGCATATGTCTTCCAGTTAATTTTAAGTTATAGTGAAATCTAAGAAGCTTTGGGGATGTAGGTATAAAGGTATATTGGTATAGGGTATAAAGTACACCGAGAACCTTACTATATACCTGTATACCCATATACCACTATACCTACATCCTGAAAACCACTTACTATTTGGCATAAACGTAAGAATTAGTGGTCTCACTTCTGAGGATTGACATGAAACTAAACCATAAAACAATTTCTATTAGTCTGAATAATTATTATTTTTGTCCACAGTATTAGTGCGCCACAAAATTTTCAAGGGAGGTTAAATGAATATTTCTGTAATAGGGACCGGGTATGTCGGGCTGGTTTCCGGTACCTGCTTTGCCGAGATGGGGAATCAAGTTATCTGCGTGGATAATAACCCGGATAAATTAAAAAAACTTCTTGATGCTGAACTTACAATGTATGAACCAGGATTAGAAATATTATTCTTACGAAATATTGCCAAGAGAAGGTTAGCATTTACATCCGATCTGAAAGAAGCGGTTGCTAAATCAGAAATTATTTTTCTTAGTCTACCAACACCACAAGGTGGAGATGGCGCAGCCGATCTTCAATATGTTCTGGGAGTTGCTGATGAAATTGGTAAGATAATGAAAGAAGAAAGTATTACGGATTTTAAAGTGATTGTAAATAAAAGTACAGTTCCGGTTGGTACTGCAAACAGAGTTGAATCTGCAATTAAAAAGTATGGTGTATCTAACTTTGATGTTGTTTCAAATCCTGAATTTTTACGCGAAGGTTTTGCAGTTGAAGATTTTATGAAGCCAGATAGAATAGTTATTGGAACTAACAATCCGGATTCAATGATAAAAATGAAAGCATTGTATGAACCTTTCGTGCGGCAGGGAAATCCAATTATTGAAATGGATACTGCAAGTTCTGAAGTAACAAAGTATGCTGCAAATTCTTACCTGGCTATGCGGATTACTTATATGAACGAACTGGCAAATTTTTGTGAAAACGTTGGAGCGAATGTAGACCTTGTAAGGAAAGGTATG encodes the following:
- a CDS encoding UDP-glucose/GDP-mannose dehydrogenase family protein, with amino-acid sequence MNISVIGTGYVGLVSGTCFAEMGNQVICVDNNPDKLKKLLDAELTMYEPGLEILFLRNIAKRRLAFTSDLKEAVAKSEIIFLSLPTPQGGDGAADLQYVLGVADEIGKIMKEESITDFKVIVNKSTVPVGTANRVESAIKKYGVSNFDVVSNPEFLREGFAVEDFMKPDRIVIGTNNPDSMIKMKALYEPFVRQGNPIIEMDTASSEVTKYAANSYLAMRITYMNELANFCENVGANVDLVRKGMGTDTRIGKRFLFAGIGYGGSCFPKDVNALIKSSLDANSEMKILSVVDKVNKEQKLVLVKKVLKYFDDNIQGKHFAIWGLAFKPNTDDMRDAPSLVIINELLKNGATITAYDPAAMETTKYFLSDKITYAQDEYTALDNADALLILTEWNEFRNPDFEILKSKLKNHVIFDGRNIFNPEKLKEINFTYFSIGRVPVNH